One part of the Streptomyces lienomycini genome encodes these proteins:
- a CDS encoding S1C family serine protease: protein MPAQTVSDPAAPRSASAPAGAVPDPAFADAPPPAPPTGHPTPSPAYDTASHTAAAAAAAPAVPAPGVSSDPSHAGAPSSDPSSAGVPGPWVGPAVPESAAAPAVPAPGVSSDPSHAGAPLSDPSSAGVPGPWAGAAADPWGRYDPWAASAAASLQHDDAGGRRPEQRRGRATRTLVGGALLIALVSGGIGGAVGACLERNGGVGTVELPQAGHEAAERAPDTVAGIAARALPSVVTLHVSGSEAAGTGTGFVLDGRGHILTNNHVVEPAGSGGEITVTFNSGDTAEATVVGRDSGYDLAVVQVKGVSGLTPLPLGNSDNVRVGDPVVAIGAPFDLAGTVTSGIISARERPITAGGEEGDGSDVSYVDALQTDAPINPGNSGGPLLDARGRAIGINSAIRSADSGGAESDGGQAGSIGLGFAIPINQGKRVAEELINTGKATHPVIGVTLDMSYAGDGARVGDKGGDGGPAVTTGGPGALAGIRPGDVITAVDGQRVHSGEELIVKTRAHRPGDRLELTLERGGKETKVSLVLGSSGGG from the coding sequence GTGCCTGCGCAGACCGTGTCCGACCCGGCTGCGCCCAGGTCGGCGTCCGCGCCTGCCGGGGCGGTGCCCGACCCCGCGTTCGCGGACGCGCCGCCGCCGGCACCGCCGACGGGGCATCCGACGCCGTCACCGGCGTACGACACGGCATCCCACACCGCTGCGGCTGCGGCTGCCGCGCCTGCCGTTCCGGCTCCCGGGGTGTCCTCCGACCCGTCCCACGCGGGCGCCCCGTCCTCCGATCCGTCGTCGGCGGGAGTGCCCGGCCCGTGGGTGGGGCCCGCGGTCCCGGAGTCGGCTGCCGCGCCTGCCGTTCCGGCTCCCGGGGTGTCCTCCGACCCGTCCCACGCGGGCGCCCCGCTCTCCGATCCGTCGTCGGCGGGAGTGCCCGGCCCCTGGGCAGGGGCCGCCGCGGACCCCTGGGGGCGTTACGACCCCTGGGCCGCCTCTGCCGCGGCCTCGCTCCAGCACGACGACGCCGGCGGCCGGAGGCCCGAGCAGCGCCGTGGACGGGCGACGAGGACGCTCGTCGGCGGGGCGCTCCTCATCGCCCTGGTCTCCGGCGGCATCGGCGGCGCCGTGGGCGCGTGCCTGGAACGGAACGGCGGCGTGGGGACGGTCGAGTTGCCGCAGGCCGGACACGAGGCGGCCGAACGGGCCCCGGACACCGTCGCCGGCATCGCCGCGCGGGCCCTGCCCAGCGTGGTGACCCTGCACGTGAGCGGCAGCGAGGCGGCCGGGACCGGCACCGGGTTCGTACTCGACGGCCGCGGTCACATCCTGACCAACAACCACGTCGTCGAGCCCGCAGGCTCCGGCGGCGAGATCACCGTGACCTTCAACAGCGGCGACACCGCCGAGGCCACGGTCGTCGGCCGGGACAGCGGCTACGACCTCGCCGTGGTCCAGGTCAAGGGCGTCAGCGGCCTCACCCCCCTGCCCCTCGGCAACTCCGACAACGTGCGCGTGGGCGACCCCGTCGTCGCCATCGGCGCCCCCTTCGACCTGGCCGGCACGGTCACCTCCGGCATCATCAGCGCCAGGGAACGTCCCATCACCGCGGGCGGCGAGGAGGGCGACGGCAGCGACGTCTCGTACGTCGACGCCCTGCAGACCGACGCGCCCATCAACCCCGGCAACTCCGGCGGCCCCCTCCTGGACGCCCGGGGCCGGGCCATCGGCATCAACTCCGCCATCCGCTCCGCCGACAGCGGCGGCGCCGAGTCGGACGGCGGCCAGGCCGGTTCCATAGGGCTCGGCTTCGCCATCCCCATCAACCAGGGCAAGCGCGTCGCCGAGGAACTGATCAACACCGGCAAGGCCACCCACCCGGTCATCGGCGTCACCCTCGACATGAGCTACGCGGGCGACGGCGCCCGCGTGGGCGACAAGGGCGGCGACGGCGGACCCGCGGTCACCACGGGCGGCCCCGGCGCCCTGGCCGGCATCAGGCCGGGGGACGTGATCACGGCGGTCGACGGACAACGCGTGCACTCCGGCGAGGAACTCATCGTCAAGACCCGCGCCCACCGCCCCGGTGACCGCCTGGAACTGACCCTGGAACGCGGCGGCAAGGAGACGAAGGTCTCGCTGGTGCTCGGCTCCTCCGGCGGCGGCTGA
- a CDS encoding sec-independent translocase, whose amino-acid sequence MFNDIGALELVTLVVLAVLVFGPDKLPKVIQDVTRTIRKIREFSDSAKQDIRQELGPEFKDFEFEDLNPKTFLRKQLDNDELGLKEIRNGFDLKKEMAEVTDAVHSRDAEPSSSGSSSSGSSSSSGSASGGGRVDMSKKPENPGKPAAEDRPPFDMDAT is encoded by the coding sequence GTGTTCAATGACATAGGCGCACTAGAGCTGGTGACGCTCGTCGTCCTCGCCGTGCTCGTGTTCGGTCCGGACAAGCTCCCCAAGGTCATCCAGGACGTGACCCGCACCATCCGGAAGATCCGGGAGTTCTCGGACAGCGCCAAGCAGGACATCCGCCAGGAGCTGGGCCCCGAGTTCAAGGACTTCGAGTTCGAGGACCTCAACCCCAAGACGTTCCTCCGCAAGCAGCTGGACAACGACGAGCTGGGGCTCAAGGAGATCCGCAACGGCTTCGACCTGAAGAAGGAGATGGCCGAGGTCACCGACGCGGTCCACAGCCGCGACGCGGAACCCTCGTCGTCCGGTTCGTCGTCCTCCGGATCCTCGTCGTCCTCCGGTTCCGCGTCCGGCGGCGGCCGAGTCGACATGTCGAAGAAGCCCGAGAACCCCGGCAAGCCCGCAGCCGAAGACCGCCCGCCCTTCGACATGGACGCCACCTGA